The DNA segment GGGATCGAGGCGTATTGCTGTCCGGGGGGCAACGCCAACGTATTGCCATTGCTCGGGCCTTGCTCAAGGATGCGCCCCTGTTGATTCTGGATGAGGCTACATCGGCACTGGACACCGAATCGGAACGTCATATCCAGCGGGCTCTGGCCCGACTAATGGAAAACCGGACCACCTTTGTCATTGCCCATCGTCTGTCTACCATCGAGAACGCCGATCGCATCCTGGTATTGGATCAGGGGCGTATCGTGGAGGCGGGCAGCCACAGTGAACTGCTGACAAAGGGCGGCCACTACGCCATGCTGCATCGCATGCAGTTCGAGGAATAATACCAAGTCATGGGGACCGGACTGCGCCCAAGACTGGAAGCTTGGCTGAATCGCCGCTGGTACGGTGACCGCAGGCCGGAATGGCCTCTGCGGCTGCTGGCCCGTCTGCAAGGGTGTTTGGTGGACGTGAACCGACGCCGCGCCGAAGGGGCCTGGCAGGCGCCTGTGCCGGTGGTGGTGGTGGGCAACCTCACCGCCGGCGGAAGCGGCAAGACGCCCCTGGTGGCCTGGCTCGCCAGCCAGCTGAAAGCGCGTGGGCTGAGGGTTGGTATCGTCAGCCGGGGGTATGGTCGCCGTCGGCAAGACCTGCGCCTGCTGGGGGAGGATGACGACTGGCGAAGCGGGGGAGACGAGCCTCTGTTGCTGCACCACCTGACAGCCTCTCCAGTGGCGGTGGGCCGGGATCGTGTGGCCGCTTGCCAGTTGTTGCTTGCCCACCATTCCATCGATCTTATTCTCAGCGACGATGGCCTGCAGCATTACCGTCTTCATCGAGACCGGGAGCTGCTTGTCATCGACCGCAGTCGGGGGTTTGGGAATGGGCGATTGCTGCCTGCCGGCCCCCTTCGGGAACCGGTGGACCGGGCCCGCCTGGTGGACTGGACAATCTGGAGCGGGGGCGTGCCCGCCGGCGAGACGGGCCTTGCTATGACCCTGTCGGTGGATGAGGCGGTTCGTCTTGCCGACGGTAGCAGTCGGCCGCTCGGCGCCTTTGCGCCTGGTCCGGTTCGGGCGGTAGCGGGAATCGGTGACCCCGCCCGTTTTTTTGATAGTCTGGAGGCGTATGGCCTGAAACTGTTCCGGGAAACGCCGGGCGACCATGGGCAATGGCAGCCCGGGGAAGAGGACTACCTGCCGGTCTTAATGACCGACAAGGACGCCATTAAACTGCATGGGCAGTCCCAGGGGGACTGGTGGCGGGTGCCGCTCAAGGCCCGAGTGAGTCCTTCAGAGGCATTGCTGGACGATATTCAGTCATTGATTTCGAATGAGGAAACACCATGAGTGTGGATCGCAAGACCCTGGAGCTACTGGTTTGCCCGGTCTGCAAGGGGAAGCTGATTTATCAACGAGGGGATGAGGAGCTGATCTGCAAGGCGGATCGCCTGGCGTTTCCGGTTCGGGACGGGATTCCGGTGATGCTGGAAGAAGAGGCGAGAAGTATCAGTCTTGAGGAGAGGGACGCGCTGAAATGAGTTTCAAGGTGGTCATTCCGGCTCGCTATAGTTCCATCCGGTTTCCGGGCAAGCCTCTGACGCGGATTGCGGGCGAGCCTATGGTTCGTCATGTCTGGCAACGGGCGGTGGATGCCGGGGCCGAGTCGGTGATTATTGCAACCGATGATCACAGTATACGAACTCATTGCGAGCAATTCGGCGCCCGGGTTTGCATGACCAGCCCCGCGGCTTCATCGGGAACGGACCGGGTGGCGGAAGTGGTTTCCCAACTGGGATGGCCGGATGAGGATGTAGTGGTCAATCTTCAGGGGGATGAGCCCTTGATGCCCGTGTCTGCCATTCGTGATGTGGCGGATCAGTTGCTCAACGAAGCCTCGGCGGATATCGGTACCCTTTGCTGGCCTATCGATACGGCTGAAGAGCTGATGAACCCTAATGTGGTGAAGGTGGTGGTGGCTCGTAGCGGTTCGGCCCTCTACTTCAGCCGTGCACCCATCCCCTGGAACCGCGATGAGCCGGTCAACCGTCATGCCGGTGACGGGGCGGCCCCTCGGGCCGTGTACCGACATATTGGTCTGTATAGCTATCGGGCAGGGGTCCTGGCCCGCCTGGCCAATGAACCGCCTTGTGAGCTTGAACAGATTGAACAGCTGGAGCAGCTCCGGGCTCTATGGATTGGACTGCGTATCCAGGTGAGACAGGCCGGGGAGATGCCGGGGCCGGGCGTGGATACGCCGGAAGATGCGGAGCGGGTGGAGCAGCTCTTGAATGATGCCGAAGCCGGCTGAGCGGATTGGCTTGGCGCCTATTGATGGGGCGGGTCCAGAACTTCCATATTATTGAGCTCAGGGTTTAGGCCCTCGCCTCGGGGGTTCTTGATGCCGAGACCCAGTACATCGGGCAGGGCACGCACTGGTTCACCATGGGCATTACTGAGCACCCGTTCGCTGTCATCAGCGGCCTGGAGTACGATCTCCATCTCTTCATCCAGCACTTCGATGATGTGCCATTCATGATTGAGATAACGCACTCGGCGGCCGATCAGCGCTTCCAGTTCCTCGATTGAAGGGATTTTGTCCATAATGCTCGCATGATGGCCTGTGTCCGGCCTATGGTCGCGCTAAACTCCATCGCTGGCAAGGGCTTTGCATTTGGATGATGGCTGAGGAAAACTGAAATGAGCAAACGTATCTTGTTTGTCTGCATGGGCAATATTTGCCGTTCACCAACGGCGGAGGCGGTTTTCCGTCATCGTCTCACGGCCCATGGTCATGCCTTGTCGCTGGTGATCGATTCGGCCGGCACCCATGGCTACCATGTGGGGCATCCGCCGGATGGGCGGGCTGTTGAGGCGGCAGCCCGCCGCGGGGTGTCGCTGGAAGGTATTACCGCCCGCCGGGTGGAGGAGGGGGATTTTCACCGTTTTGATTTGATCCTCTGTGCCGATGAATCCAATCTGCGCATGCTCGAAGAAATGCAGCCACCGGGCAGTCCTGCGCGCCTGCAGTTGCTACTGGAATTCGCCGATAGTTCGGAAAGGGAAGTTCCGGATCCCTATTATGGTGGCGACAAGGGCTTTGAGAAGGTGCTGGACCTGATTGAGTCAGCTTGTGATGGCCTGATCCACCGACTGGCTTCCAGCAGTCGGTGATCAACTTTCTCTAGCAATCCGAACGAAGCCCAAGCCAACTCATCTCCTCCACAAAAAAAAGGCCGGTCATCGACCGGCCTTTTTTGTTATGGCTTATCGTGAATGGCTAGTCCCTGGAATCATCATCATTCTTGTGATTGTCACCATTGACGGATTCGGGCCGTTGCGGCTCCCGGGGTTTTTCTTGGGAATCTACCGGACGTCCCTGGCCCTGATCGGGGTTGCCTTTTCCGGATTCTGCCTTGCCGGCATTGTCATCGGATTGCTTGTCAGTGGCCGGGGCACTGTCGCGCTTTTCTTCACGCGGCTTGTTCCGCTGAGCTGGCGGCTCATCGGCCGTCGGCGTCCGATCGGCTACGGATTCCGATTTTGGCTTATTCTCCGGGGCTTGCTCCCGCGTCGGGCGTGCCTCCTGCTCTGGACCCGTGGCGGGCGAGGGTGTCTGAGTATCGGGCTGACCCCGTTCCTGGGATTTCAGGTTTTCCTTTTGCTGGGCCTCATAGGCGCGCTTGGTTTCTTCCAGGCGAGCCGCACGGGCCGCACTCAGGCGGCTTTCTTCCGCGTTGGTACCTTGATTGGGTCCTGACTCGGCGGGTTGATGTCGTTCCGGGCCATTGCCAGCGGTATTTGAGTCGCCACGGCTCTGGGCCTGGGATTGATCCCGTGCGGGTTTTTCAGCGGCCCGGTTCTGGTCTCGGTTCTGGTCTCGGTTCTGGTCTCGGTTCTGGTCTCGGTTCTGGTCTCGGTTCTGGTCTCGGTTCTGGTCTCGGTTCTGGTCCCGGTTCTGGTCCCGGTTCTGGTCCCGGTTCTGGTCCCGGTCCTGGCCCTGGCCCTGGCCCTGGCCCTGGTCCCGGTTTCGCTGACCACCGCGACGCCGACGGCCGCCGCGGCGGCCACGCCGGGTGCTTCGGCCGCCGCGACCGTCACCACTCTTGCGTTGTTCATCGTCCTGGCGCTGCTCCGGCTTGCCATCGGTTTTCGAGACTTGACCGTCCGCATCGTCGCTCTTGCCTTTCTGCGGTTGGGCATCCTGAGGTTTGTTCTGGCGCTTGTCCGGGCCTGGCTTGTTGCCACTGGGCCTTGTCTGGCGGTCCCCGCCGTCTTCACGGTTGCCTCCACGGCGGCGACGGCCTCGGCCCCGACGGCCACGTCGGTTGCCACTGCCATCCGAGCGGCGCTTGTCACCGTCCTCGCGACGAGGCTCTCCTCGTTGCCCCCGCTGACGACGGGGCTGACGTTTGGACTTGTCTTGCTGCTCATCCCCGCTGCTGAACAGCCATTGCCACAGGCGGACCAGTAGCCCCGGCCCCTGGGGCGCTGCAACGGCCGTGGGTTTGGTTTTCTCACCATCGGCCGGGGTAGGGGCCGGACTGTCCGGTGCGATGCTCTTCACCGCCGGCGTTTCGCCCGAGGCGACCTTGCGGATTTCTCCCCGCTGATGGGGTTTCTTGATTTCTTCCTGTTCCTCGAAACGGATCTGGTAGCTGGCAGAGCTTTGACTGAGTTCGGTGACCTCGTCATGCCGCATTCTGTGGATGGTGTAGTCCGGGGTTTCCAGTTGCCGGTCCGGCACCAGCACCAGTTCTACCTTGCAGCGTTGTTCCACCTCGGCAATACGCTCCCGTTTCTCATTGAGCAGGTAGGTGCCAACGTCCACCGGCAACTGGGCTACCACCCGTGCCGTATTCTCCTTCATCGCCTCTTCTTCCAGGATGCGGAGAATGGACAGCGCCAAGGAGTCCACGCTGCGGATCCGGCCTTCGCCCTTGCAGCGCGGGCAGATTTCCTGGCTCGATTCACCCAGTGACGGTTGCAGACGTTGGCGGGACATTTCCAACAGCCCGAAGCGGGAAATGCGGCTGACTTGGACCCGGGCCCGGTCCATCTTCAAAGCATCACGAAGGCGTTGCTCCACATCCTTCTGGTGTTTGACGGGGCCCATATCGATGAAGTCGATCACCACCAGACCACCCATGTCGCGGATTCGCAGTTGACGCGCGATTTCGTCGGCGGCCTCGAGATTGGTGTTCAGCGCTGTCTCCTCGATATCGCCCCCCTTGGTGGCGCGAGCCGAGTTGATATCGATGGCAGTCAGGGCTTCGGTGTGGTCCAGCACCACCGAACCACCGGATGGCAGGCGCACCTCCCGGGTAAAGGCCGATTCGATCTGGCTTTCAATCTGATAGCGGGTGAACAGGGGAACGTCATCGTCGTAATGCTTGAGCTTGTCCAGGTTGTGGGGCATGACCTGGGCCATGAAGTTATGCGCTTCCTGGTAGATTTCGGGGCTGTCCACCAGGATTTCACCAACGTCCGTACGCAAATAATCACGGATGCAGCGGATAATGACATTGCTTTCCTGGTAAATCAGGAAGGGGGCCTTCTTTTCTTCCGCCGCCTGTTCAATGGCGCGCCAGACCTGGAGCAGATAATCCAGGTCCCATTGCAATTCCTCGGTGCTGCGACCGACACCCGCCGTACGAACGATCACCCCCATGCCTTCGGGGATGTTCATTTCACTCATGGCCTTGCGCACTTCCGCCCGGTCGTCCCCTTCGATGCGGCGGGAAACGCCACCGGCCCGGGGATTATTGGGCATGAGCACCAGGAAACGGCCCGCCAGACTGATGAAAGTGGTCAGGGCGGCGCCCTTGTTGCCGCGTTCTTCCTTGTCCACCTGGACCACCACTTCCTGACCTTCCTGAATGGCGTCCTTGATGTTGACTCGGCCAGGATTGTCTCCGGTTTCGCCCTTGAAGTAGCCGCGGGCAATTTCCTTGAGAGGGAGAAAACCGTGCCGCTGGGCGCCGAAATCGACGAAGGCGGCTTCCAGGCTGGGTTCCACCCGGGTGACCTTGCCCTTGTAGACATTGGCCTTTTTCTGTTCCCGGGAAAGGACTTCGATATCCAGGTCGTAGAGGCGTTGGCCGTCCACCATGGCCACGCGCAACTCTTCCGGTTGAGTTGCGTTAATTAGCATTCTTTTCATGAAAAAATCCCGCTAGCGCTCAACCGGCAGCTGGCAGGGTCTGGGAAGGCCGTTGTCGTGGACAGGTCTCATCTTAGCCACGGAAACAGAATGAATCCGTGCCGCACGGGCGCCGCCCGCTTTCGGCGGCTGCCTGAAATCCTGCCATTCATCACTCGGCGCTTCCAGACCACGCTGCTGCGTGGGAGCGCATTTCCAAGTCGCCCATCCGCGGTACATACCGCCGGAGGGTCGAGCGATGAAAACATATGGAGCCCCGGCATGTTCTCGCCGGCCTGGCTCCCCCTGAACTCTGTTCGCAGAGTTATCCTTCTTTCTCTTCACTGCTGCGCAGTCTTGTCATGTCTGCGTCCGGATTCACCCGGTTGGTCTCCTGCATTCCGGCGTGCCGCTTGGCAGGGTTGTGCCGGCCAGGGCCCAGGATTTGGGCGGGGCGAACCTCTCCGGTAATATATCAGCGATACCCGCCTGACTCAATCAGCGCAATTCCCGGGAGTATTTCATGACAGATGGCCCGCGTCTCGTGGAGGCCGGCGAGGATGATGCCGGGCAGCGGATCGACAACTATTTGCGCCGGATTCTAAAGGGCGTGCCCAAGGGGCTGGTTTACCGACTGCTCCGCACCGGTCAGGTTCGGGTCAACAAGCGTCGAACCAAGCCCCACTACAAGCTGGTCAGCGGCGATCAGATCCGTATCCCGCCGGTGAGCGGCCGGGCCAGCCGGGCGGGAAAGGTCCCGGAGCGGCTGCAGCATCGCCTGCAACGCCGGATTCTATACGAGGATGACCGCCTGATCGTGCTGAACAAGCCTGCCGGTGTGCCGGTACACGGGGGCAGTGGTCTGCATTTCGGCCTCATAGACGGCCTGCGCCAGGCCCGGCCGGACAGTCATTATCTGGAGCTGGTCCACCGCCTGGACCGGGAGACCAGTGGCTGTCTGCTGATCGCCAAGCGGCGTTCCACGTTACGTCGTCTGCACGCGGCCCTGCGGGAGAATCAGGTCAAAAAGACCTATCAGGCGCTTGTCTTCGGTCACTGGGAGGCGGCCGAGTCGGTGCGGGCTCCGCTCCAGCGGAGCGCCCGAGACAGTGGTGAAAACCGTATGTACGTGAGCGAAACGGGCAAGGCCTCGCGGACCGATTTCCGGCCCCTGGCCCATTTTCCAGGCTGGACCCTGGTGGAGGCCCGTCTGCATACGGGGCGGACCCATCAGGTCCGGGTTCATGCCGCCCATCGCGGGCACCCGCTGGCAGCGGATAATCGTTATGGCCATGCCGAGGCAGACCGGGCGAGTCAGGCCCTGGGCCTAAAGCGCCTTTTCCTGCATGCCTCCGCCCTGAGTTTCCAGCATCCCGATCGTGAGGGTCAGGTGGTTTCGGTGGAGGCGCCCCTGGATGATGACCTAGCCTCGGTCCTGGCGCAGCTGAAATCGGGGCAGGGCGGCGAATGAAGCTCGAGCAATTGCAGCTGGTGATCTTCGACTGGGATGGCACCCTGATGGACTCCACCGGCCATATTGTTGCCTCCATACAGGCTGCGGCCCAGGACCTGGGTCTGTCGCCGCCTTCTGAAGCCAAGGCCCGATCTGTCATCGGACTGAGTCTCGATCGGGCCCTGTCCACTGCCATGCCCGGGCTTTCTCCAGAGACGGCGCGGGCTTTCGCCTTGGCCTACCGGGAACGCTATCTGGCTGAAGACCGGGATGAGGGCGCCTTGTATCCGGGGGCCGGGGCATTGCTGGATCAGCTGGATGCGGCCGGGCTCTGGTCCGCGGTGGCCACCGGCAAGGGACGGGTGGGGCTGGATCGGGCCATGCGGGAGATGGGCGTGGAGGCGCGGTTTGTGGTCACCCGTTGTGCCGACGAGTCCCGTTCCAAGCCGCATCCGCAAATGCTGGAGGATATTCTGACTTTCACCGGCCTGGAAGCCACTCAGGCGTTGATGGTGGGGGATACCAGCTACGATCTGGATATGGCCCGGGCCCTGAACATGCCGGCGGTGGCGGTTTGTGAAGGCGCCCATGAGCCTAAACGGCTTCGGGAAAGCCGGCCCATGGCGCTGTTGGATCATGTGGGCCAGCTGGCGGACTGGCTGGGCATATAGCCGGGCTGCGTGATCATTGGAGGGGGTCGAAGCCCAGGCTGCGCAGCCCCCGGGCCACCGCAATCAGGGGCAAGCCGATCAAGGCCGTGGGATCCTGGTTATCGATGGCTTCAAATAGGTTGATTCCCAACCCTTCGCAACGAAAGCCGCCGGCACAGTCCAGTGCCGGCTCGCGTTGCAGGTAACGCTTGGCTGTTTCGGCCGAAAAATCCCGAAAGTGGACGCGGGTGAGGTCACGATAATTGAAGGACTGTCCGGAAACGGTATCCAGCATATGCAGGCCAGTGTAAAAGGTGACCTCCCGGCCGGCGGCACGACTCAGCATCTCAATGCCCCGCTTCAGACTGCCGGGCTTGCCCAGAATCTCTCCATCCAGCACCGCGGCCTGGTCGGAACCGATGACCAGGCAGGGATGGGACTCATGGTGGGCTATTGCCTCGGCCTTGCGGTGACTGAGGCGGTCCACATAGTCCTCGGGTCTTTCACCGCTCAAGAGGGATTCATCCACATCGGCAGGCCGCTGGCTGAAACTTGGGATCAACCGTTGCAGCAATTCGGCTCGGTAAGGCGAGCGGGATGCGAGTATGATGGTGGTGGCTGCAGTCATGCTGTAATCCAAGGTAATGGGTCTTGAGCCCGGGTGAAAAAGTCCGGACAATTCTAGCGCTTAGGGCAAGCAGCGGCCAGGGTGATGAGTGCAGCAAAAACAACAAGTTGCCGCAGCCCTGCTTTTGACAGCTAGGCTTGATTAGCGTAGGATTGAGCGTTTATGTCGGAAAGCCTGATCGAACCGGTGGATCCGGAACAGCTGGCAGCGGCAGGGGAGTCCCTTGTCGGACGTCTGTCGATGGACCAGCTGCCCCGCGTCAAGGCCCTGCTGGGGAGTTCCGGTGAGGCTGCGCGCGCCCTTGAGGCCGAGTGCCATTTCCGCTTCGGGCGGGATGAAATGGCCCGTCTGACCCTGGAGGGGGAAGTCAGCACCCGCATTCCCATGGAATGTCAGCGCTGCCTTGAGCCGGTGTGGCTATCCCTGACCACCTCGTTCTCCCTGGTCATTGTGGACTCGGAGGCGGCAGCAGAGGCCTTGCCGGTGGAAAAGGATCCGCTTTTCCGGGAACGCCGGCTGATCAAGCTGGCCACGGTGGCGGAAGATGAGTTGTTGGTGGTGATGCCCCAAGTGGCGCGTCACCCCGATGTGCAGGAGTGCGGGTCCTTGGCCCGTGATGATCGTCTCTTTGTGGACGAAGCAGTGGATGCCCCCACGGTATCCGATCAAGCGCCCAAACAACGTCCCTTTCAGGTCCTTGCCGGACTGAAGGGGGAGAAGGGAAGGCGCCGTTAGCCGGAATGGCAATAGTGCCGGCCGGCAAGGGTTTTCGAGGGAAATCCAGTGGACGGATTTTCAACTTAAAGCATTCAGTAGCCTGAATTTGGAGCATAACCATGGCCGTTCAAAAACATCGTAAAACACCGTCCAAGCGTGGCATGCGCCGCGCCCATGACAGCCTCAAGAACCCCACTGTCTCCGTGGACCCCACCACGGGGGAAAGCCATCGTCGCCATCATGTGAGCCCGGATGGCTATTATCGGGGGCGCAAGCTGGTTGCCACGCCGGTGGATGAGATCGATCTGGACGAAGACGAGGACTGAGTATCCCCGTCATCTCCCTGGAAGTATGCACCGGCCGCGGCCTGATACCGGGTCCGCGGCCGGCTTTTTCCGGATCGAGCTTTGCGTCGCCCTTTGGGTGGCGGCTGGAGTTTAAGGCATGAGCGGTCGGGTAACACTGGCACTGGACAGCATGGGAGGTGACCACGGCGCAGGCGTTGTGGTGCCGGCCGCGCTGTCCATCCTCAAAAAGCGGGATGATATCGATCTCATCCTGGTGGGAGATGAGCAGCTTTTGGCTGAACATCTTTCGGATGTGGAGCCCGCCATTGGCGACCGTATTCGTGTTCACCATGCCAGCCAAGTGGTGGGCATGGACGAATTGCCGTCCCAAGCCCTCCGGGGCAAGAAAGACTCTTCCATGCGGGTGGCCATCAACCTGGTCAAGCAAGGAGAGGCCCAGGCCTGTGTCAGTGCCGGCAACACCGGCGCGCTGATGGCAACCGCCCGTTTTGTTCTCAAAACCCTGCCGGGGATTGATCGTCCCGCCATCATCTGTCCCATTCCGGCCAAGGGTGGGCACACCCATATGCTGGACTTGGGGGCCAATGCCGACTGTACGGCGGAGCACCTTGTGCAGTTCGCCGTCATGGGGTCTGCACTGGCCAACGCCGTACACGACATGGATTCACCCCGGGTAGGTTTGCTGAATATCGGCGAAGAGGAAATCAAGGGCACGGAAACCGTTCGAGATGCCTCCCAGTTGCTGGGTGAGAGCAGCCTCAACTACATTGGTTATGTGGAAGGCAATGACATCTTCTCCGGCGATGTGGATGTGGTGGTGAGCGATGGTTTTGTTGGTAATGTGTCGCTCAAGACCATGGAAGGGGTGGCAAAGATGATCGGTGCCTATATCCGGGAAGAATTCAGTCGCAATCTGTTTACCAAGCTTTTAGGACTGATCGCCATGCCGGTCTTGAAGGCCTTGCGTCGACGAACAGATCCGCGGCGTTATAATGGGGCCAGTCTGGTGGGGCTCCAGGGCATCGTGATCAAGAGTCATGGTGGTGCCGACGTGGTGGCTTATGAGAATGCCATCCGTATTGCCGCACTGGAAGTGGAGAAGGATGTGCCGGCTCGAATCAGCCGGCTTCTGGCGAATGAAGAAAAAGAGAGGCAGGGCGTCTGATGTATTCACGCATAGCCGGCACGGGCCGTTACCTCCCCGAAAAGGTCCTCACTAACTTTGATCTGGAAAAGATGGTGGAGACCAATGACCAATGGATTCGGGACAGGACGGGTATCGAACGCCGGCATATTGCGGCGGATGACGAAACCACCTGTGATCTTTGTGAGCACGCCTCGCGAAAAGCCATGGAGGCGGCCAGCGTCACCCCCGATGATATCGACATGATTATCGTGGGGACCACAACCCCCGATCAGATTTTTCCCAACGTGGCCTGCCTGCTACAGGAGCGTCTTGGCAATCGCGGGGTTCCCGCGATTGGACTGGAAGCGGCCTGTAGCGGTTTTATTTACGGCATGAGCGTGGCGGACAAGTTCATCCGGACGGGTGCCGCTAAGCGGGTACTGGTGGTGGGGGCGGAAACCCTCTCACGTTTTGTTGACTGGACGGATCGTTCTACCTGTGTGCTGTTCGGTGACGGGGCCGGTGCCGTGGTGCTGGAAGCCAGTGATGAAGCAGGCATTGTCTCCACCCATATCCATGCCGATGGCGGTTACAAGGATCTCCTGTATTTCCCTTCTGGGGTTTCCAAAGGCTTCAATGACCTGAAATCCGGCAAGGATTTCGTTCAGATGAAGGGCAATGAAGTGTTCCGGGTGGCTATCACAACCCTGGGTCGGATTGCCAGGGAGACGCTGGAATCCAACGGCATGACCACTGATGACATTGACTGGCTGATCCCCCATCAAGCCAATCTGCGTATCATCGAAGCCACGGCCAAGAAGCTCAAAATGCCCATGGAGCGGGTCATTCTGACCGTGCAGGATCACGGCAATACCTCGGCGGCCTCCGTTCCCATGGCCTTGGATGTAGCGATTCGGGATGGCCGGGTCAAACGGGGCCAGACTCTCCTGCTGGAAGCTTTCGGGGGCGGTTTCACCTGGGGGTCGGCGCTGATTCGTTACTAACAGCGGCGACCCTTACAAACGTTCCTGTTCTCGCTCCCGGGTAGCCGGGATATCCGTGGGCACGGTTATCTCCAGCTCCGCACCATCCCGCCAGATGGTTAAAGTGGCCGAATCACCGGCTGCCCGGATCGCATCCAGAAAGGCCAGTGGGCTATCCGGCCTGACCTCATCCACCGCCAGAATGAGGTCACCAGGTTGGATCCCCTGGTCGGCCGCAGCCCCTTCCACACGACTCACCAGCATGCCTTCGTCTTCCGGCAGTTCCAGTTCCTGGCGCAATTCGCTGTCAGCCGCGACGACGGTAATGCCGGCGGCCCGTACCACATCCTGTGAGCCTTCCGGAGCTTCGAAATCGAAGTCCAGATCGGCTCGTAGAATCTTGCGCGTGACTTCGA comes from the Natronospira proteinivora genome and includes:
- the plsX gene encoding phosphate acyltransferase PlsX, giving the protein MSGRVTLALDSMGGDHGAGVVVPAALSILKKRDDIDLILVGDEQLLAEHLSDVEPAIGDRIRVHHASQVVGMDELPSQALRGKKDSSMRVAINLVKQGEAQACVSAGNTGALMATARFVLKTLPGIDRPAIICPIPAKGGHTHMLDLGANADCTAEHLVQFAVMGSALANAVHDMDSPRVGLLNIGEEEIKGTETVRDASQLLGESSLNYIGYVEGNDIFSGDVDVVVSDGFVGNVSLKTMEGVAKMIGAYIREEFSRNLFTKLLGLIAMPVLKALRRRTDPRRYNGASLVGLQGIVIKSHGGADVVAYENAIRIAALEVEKDVPARISRLLANEEKERQGV
- a CDS encoding beta-ketoacyl-ACP synthase III, with protein sequence MMYSRIAGTGRYLPEKVLTNFDLEKMVETNDQWIRDRTGIERRHIAADDETTCDLCEHASRKAMEAASVTPDDIDMIIVGTTTPDQIFPNVACLLQERLGNRGVPAIGLEAACSGFIYGMSVADKFIRTGAAKRVLVVGAETLSRFVDWTDRSTCVLFGDGAGAVVLEASDEAGIVSTHIHADGGYKDLLYFPSGVSKGFNDLKSGKDFVQMKGNEVFRVAITTLGRIARETLESNGMTTDDIDWLIPHQANLRIIEATAKKLKMPMERVILTVQDHGNTSAASVPMALDVAIRDGRVKRGQTLLLEAFGGGFTWGSALIRY